Genomic segment of Cronobacter dublinensis subsp. dublinensis LMG 23823:
CGGACAATTTCGCGCAAAGGGCGTCCACCCGTTTTTATCGTGCCGGCAGGTTCTGTGGTCTTCACGCCTTTGAGTATGAATGCCGAAATGACGGCCACGAGCGCCTGGGCGAGGAACGTGACGGCGAAGGTATGAGGCGGCCAGAGGTGCATCGTTCCGGAGACCAGCATAGGGCCAACCACGCCAGCTATCACTCCGCCTCCCATTACCAGCGACAGGGCCCGGGCCCGGCGTTCGGGCGTAACGCCATCCGTTGCGGCAAAACGAAAGCTGAGCGCGACCGCCGCATACGCACCGCCCATAAATGCAGCGATGCAAAACAGTATGAATGAGCCGATGAAGACGGCCAGAGCAGCCGTCAGTCCGGTAATGACGCCCGCCCCGGTGCCGACCATAAAGGCGGCATTACGACCATTTGTCCGCGCCAGTGAACCTAACGGCAGAATACAGGCCGCCATCCCCAGAACAAACATGGTGATGGGAAGTGTGGCCAGCGAACTACTGGGAGCCAGTGCGTTACCCACAATTGCGCCTGTGGCATAAAAAACCACAGAGTTAGCACCGGCGAGAGCCTGTGCGGCAGACAGGCGGATAATATTATTTTTCTGGTCTGCTACGGGCAGGAAATGTTCTGCGGACATGGGATTAATTATCCTGATTCATGGTGAGCACTATCCGGTATCGCGCCAGGCCCTGTTTCAGTCTGCTGAGCGCCTCATTTGCCTTTTCAAAGGGCAGCAGCTCTGTGACGGGCAACGTCTGAAAGAGGTGGCTGAACTGCAGCGCGAGCTCGGTTTGTGCAGGTGTGCTGACGAAAGATCCTGTCAGGGTGCGTTCAGGGCCGATCATCATACCCGGCGTGACCTGCAGCGGCGTTTGTCCGGTACCCAGCAGGATCGCTTTTCCTCGGGGGGCCAGGGCGGACAGAAGGGCTGATACCGTTTCTGAAGCCGGTGCCGTTGCCACAATAAAATCCACACCGCCGTCCTTTTTCAGACGTTCTGATGCGTTTTCCTTAAGTGTATCGATGTAGCG
This window contains:
- a CDS encoding MFS transporter: MSAEHFLPVADQKNNIIRLSAAQALAGANSVVFYATGAIVGNALAPSSSLATLPITMFVLGMAACILPLGSLARTNGRNAAFMVGTGAGVITGLTAALAVFIGSFILFCIAAFMGGAYAAVALSFRFAATDGVTPERRARALSLVMGGGVIAGVVGPMLVSGTMHLWPPHTFAVTFLAQALVAVISAFILKGVKTTEPAGTIKTGGRPLREIVRQPGFARTVFSGAVTYMVMNFLMTAAPLSMHIHGISQQASNLGIQWHVIAMYGPGFFTGKLINRFGAMRIAAAGLLIMACSVLAGLSGTDIFHYWLSLILLGLGWNFGFTGASAKIIEYHRPEEKTQVQSLNDFVVFGVMIVGSFSSGALLSLYGWNAVLWGSLVPVGLALLGVVNELRAKKQDKLSS